The following nucleotide sequence is from Streptomyces brevispora.
CGGGCAAGTGCTACTAAGCGTGTACTTACTGGACGGTCATCGGGTGCGATGCGAAGATGCGGCCAACTTGCCCAGTTCACCGGTTGGAAGGAGCCTCTGCGATGCAGGGCGACCCCGAGGTCCTCGAGTTCCTGAACGAACAGCTGACCGCCGAATTGACTGCCATCAATCAGTATTTCCTGCATGCGAAGATGCAGGACAACTTCGGCTGGACGAAGCTCGCGAAGTACACGCGCTCCGAGTCGTTCGACGAGATGAAGCACGCCGAGATCCTGACCGACCGGATTCTCTTCCTCGACGGACTGCCGAACTACCAACGACTGTTCCACGTACGCGTGGGCCAGACGGTCACCGAGATGTTCCAGGCGGACCGCCAGGTCGAGGTGGAGGCGATCGACCGCCTCAAGCGCGGCATCGACCTGATGCGCGGCAAGGGAGACATCACGTCCGCGAACATCTTCGAGTCGATCCTGGAGGACGAGGAACACCACATCGACTATCTCGACACCCAGCTGGAACTGGTGGAGAAGCTCGGCGAGCCGCTGTACATCGCGCAGCAGATCGAGCAGCCGGAGAGCTGACCGGCACAGGGCACCCGGGCAGTTGCCCGGCCGGGCTCAGGCGGCTTCGGTGAGAGCGGCCGCCGGTGCGAGAGCGGGGCCGGCACCGGGGGCGATACCCGGTTCGGCATCGGGAGCGGTACCGGCGTCAAGGCGTTCGACGGTGCCGGGTGTCCGCTTCCGGTCGAGCAGTTCGCGGCGCGCGCAGGCGCCGCGGCCGAGCATCGCCTGAATGGTGCGGACGCAGCCGCCGCAGTCGGTCCCCGCCTTGCAGGCGGAGGCTATCTGGCGGGGCGTGCAGGCCCCGGCTTCCGCATGCTTCTTGACCTGCTGCTCCGTAACGCCGAAGCACGAGCAGACGTACATGCGGTTTCACCTCCCGGCGGGATGGATCGTGGACGCCGCCCCGATAATCGGTGAGGCTAACCTAACCTTACCCGCCGCTCCAGGGCGGTGAAAGCCCCCGACGCCCTGTGGGGCACGGATCACATCGATCCGTGCCCCACAGTCGTACGTGCGCTACCAGCGGTGATGC
It contains:
- the bfr gene encoding bacterioferritin, with the protein product MQGDPEVLEFLNEQLTAELTAINQYFLHAKMQDNFGWTKLAKYTRSESFDEMKHAEILTDRILFLDGLPNYQRLFHVRVGQTVTEMFQADRQVEVEAIDRLKRGIDLMRGKGDITSANIFESILEDEEHHIDYLDTQLELVEKLGEPLYIAQQIEQPES
- a CDS encoding (2Fe-2S)-binding protein is translated as MYVCSCFGVTEQQVKKHAEAGACTPRQIASACKAGTDCGGCVRTIQAMLGRGACARRELLDRKRTPGTVERLDAGTAPDAEPGIAPGAGPALAPAAALTEAA